Proteins found in one Nostoc sp. NIES-3756 genomic segment:
- a CDS encoding SPFH domain-containing protein, with product MKPFSSSFGKTKKNKLAGFATTLIATLALAGGINSANANSLKTTTAQEITPVSVQVEPTKSTFPRYQAAAVEPFVLIPVVLVGGLVIFVPLFFGGLVVIGEREVGIVVKKFTISGKGLPAGQLIALNGEAGLQADTLAPGWHWGYWPWQYSVRKEAVVVVPQSEIALIVAADGESIPPERILGKIVDCDNFQDARKFLTHGGEKGRQMGFLTAGTYRINTALFKVITAANASSHGMSNEQLRVHTVASDKVGIVTTLDGMPISAGEIAGAVITGHDNFQNSQKFLDGGGRRGLQEQILLSGSWNLNPWFVNVEQVPMTEIPIGYVGVVISFVGKAQEDVSGAAFTHGNLVNPGHKGVWVEPLYPGKHPLNTRIMKVELVPTINIVLNWSGRTERHKYDANLEALTVRSKDGFAFDLEVSQIIHVGALDAPKVISRVGSMQNLVDNVLEPSIGNYFRNSAQDYTVLDFLNARSERQVEASEYIKAALRAYDVQAIDTLIGDIQPPASLMQTQTDRKIAEEERKTYEVQQMAQTQRQQLVRETALADIQQEMVKSEQSVQIAELKAQAQIKQANGEAEATKLKAMAEAEGIRATGNAKAETYRTGVDALGTQGYTAMQLMQIIGDRNVRLIPDILVGGSNGTTNGLVDGLLSMILWNQTNKTGEVTPPIPITPPVSQNGNSQLLVELPKDK from the coding sequence ATGAAACCTTTTTCTTCCTCCTTTGGTAAGACTAAAAAAAATAAATTAGCTGGCTTTGCAACTACATTAATAGCGACACTGGCATTAGCAGGTGGAATTAACTCTGCTAATGCCAATAGTTTAAAAACAACCACTGCACAAGAAATTACTCCTGTATCAGTTCAAGTAGAGCCAACAAAATCAACTTTTCCTCGCTATCAAGCGGCGGCTGTTGAACCATTTGTACTCATTCCCGTAGTGCTGGTTGGCGGTTTGGTGATATTTGTTCCCCTGTTTTTTGGTGGTTTGGTAGTTATTGGTGAACGTGAAGTTGGTATCGTCGTCAAGAAGTTTACAATTTCTGGTAAAGGTTTACCAGCCGGACAGTTAATTGCCCTCAATGGTGAAGCGGGTTTACAGGCTGATACTCTTGCCCCTGGTTGGCATTGGGGTTACTGGCCTTGGCAATACTCGGTGCGTAAAGAAGCTGTAGTTGTTGTACCGCAAAGTGAAATTGCCTTGATAGTTGCGGCTGATGGTGAATCTATCCCACCAGAGCGGATTTTAGGTAAAATCGTCGATTGTGATAACTTTCAAGATGCCCGAAAATTCCTAACTCATGGTGGGGAAAAAGGTCGGCAAATGGGCTTTTTAACAGCAGGTACTTACCGCATTAATACTGCTCTGTTTAAAGTTATTACAGCAGCTAATGCGTCCTCTCATGGCATGAGTAATGAACAGTTGCGTGTGCATACAGTGGCTTCTGACAAGGTGGGTATTGTCACAACTTTAGATGGTATGCCGATTTCGGCGGGTGAAATTGCTGGGGCTGTTATTACTGGACATGATAATTTCCAAAACAGTCAGAAGTTTCTTGATGGTGGCGGACGCAGAGGTTTACAAGAACAGATTTTATTATCCGGTTCTTGGAACTTGAACCCCTGGTTTGTGAATGTTGAACAAGTACCAATGACGGAAATACCCATTGGTTATGTAGGTGTGGTAATTTCTTTCGTAGGTAAAGCCCAGGAAGATGTAAGCGGTGCAGCTTTCACCCACGGTAATTTAGTCAATCCTGGTCATAAGGGCGTATGGGTGGAACCGTTGTATCCTGGTAAGCACCCTCTCAACACGCGCATTATGAAAGTGGAGTTAGTGCCGACTATTAATATAGTATTGAACTGGTCGGGACGTACTGAACGCCATAAATATGATGCCAACTTAGAAGCCTTGACTGTGCGTTCTAAAGATGGTTTCGCTTTTGATTTGGAAGTGTCGCAAATCATCCACGTCGGGGCGTTGGATGCACCCAAGGTAATTTCTCGCGTGGGTTCGATGCAGAACTTGGTGGATAACGTTCTGGAACCAAGTATTGGTAACTATTTCCGTAACTCGGCTCAAGATTACACCGTTTTGGACTTCTTGAACGCCCGGAGTGAACGCCAAGTAGAAGCATCTGAGTATATCAAAGCAGCTTTACGGGCTTATGATGTACAAGCCATTGATACTTTAATTGGTGATATCCAGCCGCCAGCTTCGTTGATGCAGACACAAACAGACCGCAAAATTGCCGAGGAAGAACGCAAGACTTATGAAGTGCAGCAGATGGCGCAAACTCAACGCCAACAACTGGTGCGGGAAACAGCTTTGGCTGATATCCAACAGGAAATGGTGAAATCAGAACAGAGTGTGCAAATTGCGGAACTAAAAGCCCAAGCACAAATTAAGCAGGCGAATGGTGAAGCTGAGGCGACAAAACTCAAAGCGATGGCTGAAGCTGAAGGTATCCGGGCTACAGGTAACGCCAAAGCTGAGACTTATCGCACAGGTGTGGATGCGTTGGGTACACAAGGTTACACAGCAATGCAACTCATGCAGATTATAGGCGATCGCAATGTGCGCTTAATACCCGATATCTTAGTTGGTGGCAGCAATGGCACTACCAATGGTTTAGTTGATGGTTTACTCTCCATGATTTTGTGGAATCAAACCAATAAGACAGGTGAAGTCACACCACCAATTCCCATAACTCCCCCAGTCTCACAAAATGGTAATTCTCAGTTACTTGTAGAATTGCCAAAAGATAAGTAG
- a CDS encoding PAS domain-containing sensor histidine kinase: MSIEEFNQELTSLQQRLKEIETANAQLRNELLECNIQLQQEINERKQVEEKLQTAQRFMYSIIQTMPVAVFVKDATDLRFVLCNRAAEELAGVSAEEILGKNDYDLFPKEEADFFTQRDKEALTSKKVVEIPEEVIHTKNGEIRILHIKKTPILDAQGQPKYLLVIREDITKHKQAQAALAASEAKFRSLVENANDAIYALTLDGIFTYLSPNFTNMFGYEISEFLGQSFVPIIHSEDVPTCIAFLNKVAQTGKKQAGLEIRIKRKDGTYGWITSNTSPVIDTNGQVVGFQGITRDITERKQTEKALLRISKAIESVSDAIGIADPTGKSIYQNPAFIQLFGYTVEELNAAGGPAAIYTDPKETKIIFNTINSGQSWRGEVTMQSSIGRIIQIDLRADAIKDSQGNIIALVGSHTDITERKQAENKLKQQAIELEQTLKKLQKTQSHLIQSEKISSLGQLVAGVAHEINNPVNFIYGNLVHANSYIHEILNLVQLYRQNYPNPVLEIQKEIKKSDLDFLIEDLPKLLSSMELGAERICQIVASLRTFSRLDEAELKAVDIHQGIDSTLMILEHRLKKKSHHPQIEVIKDYGNLPLVECYAGQLNQVFMNILVNAIDALEDSLSQGELTHNQPQIRICTQKLIPQQLMIRISDNGLGIPEQIRQRLFDPFFTTKPVGKGTGLGLSISYQIITERHGGSLKCISSPNQGAEFIIKIPIEQSNK; encoded by the coding sequence ATGTCGATTGAAGAGTTCAACCAAGAGTTAACGAGCTTACAGCAACGCCTTAAAGAAATAGAGACAGCTAATGCACAACTGCGCAACGAACTTTTAGAATGTAACATTCAATTACAGCAGGAAATTAACGAAAGGAAACAGGTAGAGGAGAAACTGCAAACTGCCCAACGTTTTATGTATTCTATCATTCAAACAATGCCCGTAGCGGTCTTTGTTAAAGATGCGACTGATCTACGATTTGTGTTGTGTAATCGAGCGGCTGAAGAATTGGCTGGTGTTAGCGCAGAGGAAATTTTGGGTAAGAACGACTATGACTTATTTCCCAAAGAAGAAGCCGATTTCTTTACCCAGCGAGATAAGGAAGCACTGACTAGCAAAAAAGTTGTAGAGATTCCAGAAGAAGTAATTCACACAAAAAACGGCGAAATCCGCATTTTACATATTAAAAAAACTCCTATTCTTGATGCTCAAGGTCAGCCCAAATATTTACTAGTGATTCGAGAAGATATCACAAAACATAAACAAGCTCAAGCTGCTCTCGCAGCCAGTGAAGCAAAATTCCGTAGTTTGGTAGAAAATGCCAATGATGCAATTTATGCTCTGACATTAGATGGCATATTTACTTATCTTTCTCCCAACTTTACAAATATGTTTGGATATGAAATCTCAGAATTTTTAGGGCAATCTTTCGTACCAATTATTCATTCAGAAGATGTGCCAACTTGTATAGCCTTCTTGAACAAAGTTGCTCAAACAGGTAAAAAACAAGCTGGACTTGAGATAAGAATTAAACGCAAAGATGGAACTTACGGTTGGATTACATCTAATACCTCACCTGTGATAGATACTAATGGACAGGTGGTTGGTTTTCAGGGCATCACTCGAGATATTACTGAGCGGAAACAAACAGAAAAAGCCTTATTACGTATTAGTAAAGCTATTGAAAGTGTAAGTGATGCTATTGGTATAGCAGATCCAACAGGCAAATCGATTTATCAAAATCCTGCCTTTATCCAATTATTTGGTTATACAGTTGAGGAACTTAATGCTGCTGGCGGCCCAGCAGCAATTTACACAGATCCAAAGGAAACAAAAATCATCTTTAATACTATTAATAGCGGTCAATCATGGCGTGGTGAAGTCACCATGCAAAGCTCTATCGGTCGTATCATACAAATTGATTTAAGAGCAGACGCTATTAAAGATTCTCAGGGCAATATTATTGCTTTAGTTGGCAGCCATACAGATATTACTGAGCGTAAACAAGCGGAAAATAAACTCAAACAACAAGCAATAGAATTAGAACAAACTCTTAAAAAACTGCAAAAGACTCAATCACATCTTATTCAAAGCGAAAAAATTTCATCTTTGGGTCAATTAGTAGCTGGAGTTGCCCACGAAATCAATAATCCAGTTAATTTTATCTACGGGAACCTTGTTCACGCTAATAGTTATATCCATGAAATACTAAATTTAGTGCAACTTTACCGCCAAAACTACCCAAATCCTGTACTGGAAATTCAAAAAGAGATTAAGAAGAGTGACCTCGATTTTTTAATAGAGGATTTGCCAAAACTACTTTCTTCAATGGAATTAGGTGCAGAACGCATCTGTCAAATTGTAGCTTCTTTACGTACCTTTTCGCGGCTAGATGAAGCTGAGTTAAAAGCAGTGGATATTCATCAAGGCATTGACAGTACTTTGATGATTTTAGAACATCGCTTGAAAAAGAAATCACATCATCCGCAAATTGAAGTTATTAAAGATTATGGCAACTTACCTTTAGTTGAGTGTTATGCAGGACAGTTAAATCAAGTATTTATGAATATTCTGGTAAACGCAATCGATGCGTTGGAAGATTCATTAAGTCAAGGTGAATTGACACATAACCAACCACAAATTCGGATTTGTACTCAAAAACTAATTCCTCAACAACTAATGATTCGCATCAGCGATAATGGGCTAGGTATTCCCGAACAAATTAGACAGAGATTATTTGACCCTTTTTTTACTACTAAACCTGTAGGTAAGGGTACAGGTTTAGGTTTATCAATTAGCTATCAAATTATTACTGAACGACACGGTGGTTCCCTAAAGTGTATTTCATCTCCCAATCAAGGAGCAGAATTTATCATTAAAATTCCTATTGAACAGTCTAATAAGTAA
- a CDS encoding lipid-A-disaccharide synthase-related protein translates to MSDVSRLSVTSNSPTATSRLQLLVLSNGHGEDIIAVRIVQELLRQANPADIYALPLVGEGRAYQNLNIPLIGAVRTMPSGGFIYMDSRQLARDVRGGLLQLTWSQIQAMRRWVSSQKKLGNKHAVLAVGDIVPLLFAFVSGANYAFVGTAKSEYYVRDEVGLIPRKSKAARWENFSGSIYHPWERWLMSRRRCRAVFPRDGLTTQILKNWSIPAFDVGNPMMDGLEPRVSPQLFYMANARYQEMDRPLVITLLPGSREPEAYNNWRVIMTAVSALMASFQERDTFLPNSGSVVLMGAIAPGLDLSTLAQTVQSQGWRTHPDLPLPLQDADALIFKQRNAHLVLTQQSYNECLHWGDVAIAMAGTATEQFIGLGKPAIAIPGEGPQYNPAFAEAQSRLLGLSLILVEEPVQVAKVVRSLFTNPDSLHIIRENGVRRMGKPGAARRIADYLLEKFGHPGINS, encoded by the coding sequence ATGAGTGATGTGTCTCGTTTATCTGTAACTTCTAACTCACCTACTGCCACCTCTCGGTTACAATTACTCGTATTAAGTAATGGTCACGGTGAAGATATAATTGCTGTACGCATTGTGCAGGAATTACTGCGACAAGCAAACCCAGCAGATATTTATGCGTTACCCCTGGTGGGTGAAGGACGGGCTTACCAGAACTTAAATATCCCCCTCATTGGTGCAGTGCGTACCATGCCTTCTGGCGGCTTTATCTATATGGATAGCCGACAATTGGCGCGGGATGTACGCGGGGGTTTATTGCAACTTACCTGGAGTCAAATTCAAGCGATGCGGCGTTGGGTGAGTTCGCAAAAAAAATTAGGTAACAAACATGCTGTTTTAGCGGTAGGCGATATTGTACCTTTGCTGTTTGCTTTTGTTAGTGGGGCTAACTACGCTTTTGTCGGGACGGCGAAGTCAGAATACTACGTGCGGGATGAGGTGGGGTTAATACCCAGGAAATCAAAAGCAGCGCGTTGGGAAAACTTCTCTGGTTCAATTTACCACCCGTGGGAACGTTGGTTAATGAGTCGTCGCCGTTGTCGTGCGGTGTTTCCTAGAGATGGGTTGACTACGCAAATATTAAAAAATTGGTCGATTCCGGCTTTTGATGTGGGTAATCCCATGATGGATGGTTTGGAACCAAGAGTTTCACCACAATTATTTTACATGGCTAATGCTCGTTATCAAGAGATGGATAGACCTTTGGTAATTACCCTCCTCCCAGGTTCCCGTGAGCCAGAGGCTTATAATAATTGGCGGGTAATTATGACGGCTGTGTCTGCGTTAATGGCGAGTTTTCAAGAGCGAGATACGTTTTTACCTAATTCTGGCAGTGTGGTACTTATGGGAGCGATCGCACCTGGTTTAGACTTAAGTACACTGGCTCAAACTGTGCAATCTCAAGGTTGGCGTACTCACCCAGATTTACCATTACCGTTACAAGATGCGGATGCTTTAATATTTAAGCAAAGAAACGCCCATTTAGTCTTAACTCAACAATCATATAACGAATGTTTGCATTGGGGTGATGTGGCGATCGCTATGGCGGGTACGGCTACAGAACAGTTTATTGGATTAGGTAAACCTGCGATCGCTATTCCTGGGGAGGGGCCACAATATAACCCTGCATTTGCCGAAGCCCAAAGTCGGCTATTAGGCTTATCCTTAATTCTAGTTGAGGAACCTGTGCAAGTTGCAAAAGTAGTGCGATCGCTTTTCACCAACCCCGACAGCTTACACATCATCAGGGAAAATGGAGTACGTCGCATGGGAAAACCAGGTGCAGCACGCCGCATTGCTGATTATTTACTAGAAAAATTTGGACATCCAGGTATTAATTCGTAA
- a CDS encoding carbonic anhydrase: protein MPIKRIIAGLNEFHDNYFVAHRELFEHLSHGQNPEVLFITCSDSRIDPFLITQSQPGDLFVIRNVGNIIPPYGRANSGEAAGIEYAVEALGVRDIVICGHSHCGAMKGLLQIGNLAQQMPSVYEWLRYHAEPTRRLVMDNYQGYPHEKLLKIAIEQNVLTQIEHLETYPVIRSKLHSNQLTIHAWIYEIESGEVFAYDAEDGKFRVIENRPFPVPNPLIAAHSA, encoded by the coding sequence GTGCCAATTAAACGTATAATTGCTGGGTTAAATGAGTTTCATGATAACTATTTTGTTGCTCACCGTGAGTTATTTGAACATTTATCCCACGGACAAAATCCAGAAGTATTGTTTATCACTTGCTCAGATTCAAGAATAGATCCATTTTTAATTACACAAAGCCAACCGGGTGATTTATTCGTTATTCGTAATGTTGGGAATATTATCCCACCTTATGGCAGAGCGAATAGTGGTGAAGCTGCGGGGATAGAATATGCGGTTGAGGCTTTGGGTGTAAGAGATATTGTTATTTGTGGACACTCTCATTGTGGGGCAATGAAAGGATTACTACAAATAGGGAACCTTGCTCAACAAATGCCTTCAGTATATGAATGGTTGAGATATCATGCTGAACCTACTCGTCGGCTTGTAATGGATAACTATCAAGGTTATCCCCATGAGAAACTGTTAAAAATTGCTATTGAACAAAATGTTCTCACGCAGATAGAACACTTAGAAACTTATCCTGTAATTCGCTCAAAACTTCACAGTAATCAACTGACAATTCATGCTTGGATTTATGAAATTGAAAGCGGTGAAGTGTTTGCTTACGATGCAGAAGATGGTAAATTTAGAGTTATAGAAAATCGTCCGTTTCCTGTGCCTAATCCTTTAATTGCCGCACATTCAGCTTAG
- a CDS encoding sodium-dependent bicarbonate transport family permease — MVSASYIAVAAANPSLYVSMALALTFPSNIIIGIPLYFNIIKLIEI; from the coding sequence ATGGTAAGCGCTTCCTATATTGCCGTTGCCGCAGCTAACCCCAGTTTGTATGTTTCTATGGCGTTAGCTCTAACTTTTCCTTCCAATATCATTATTGGGATTCCTTTGTATTTCAACATCATCAAATTAATAGAAATTTAG
- a CDS encoding tetratricopeptide repeat protein — MKLSLCMIVKNEATTLPKCLSSVVKVVDEMVVLDTGSSDRTPNIAKEFGAKVYDFVWCNDFSKARNSALKYVTGDWVLVLDADETLTPTIVPYLKKALTIEEYLLVNLVRQEVGAEQSPYSLVSRLFRNHPEIRFERPYHALVDDSVAAILQKEPQWQIGYLEGVAILHAGYQKSAIAENNKYAKAQATMEGFLATHPHDPYVCSKLGALYVEVGKIDQGMELLKRGIAACAEEYEILYELHYHLGIAYSRLKNPQQAITHYQTAIKLPIYPMLKLGAYNNLGSLLKAAGDLTGAKKIYETALKIDSNFATGHYNLGMICKALGLFTEAIACYQKAIKLKPNYAEAYQNLGVVQLKVGNVQASITAFKNAIILHEQSNPEEAIRLRQGLREMGLV; from the coding sequence ATGAAACTTAGTCTATGTATGATTGTGAAAAACGAGGCCACAACACTGCCGAAGTGCTTAAGTAGTGTCGTGAAGGTAGTAGATGAAATGGTGGTGCTGGATACAGGTTCTAGCGATCGCACTCCTAACATTGCCAAAGAATTTGGTGCAAAAGTTTATGATTTTGTTTGGTGTAATGACTTCAGTAAAGCCCGCAATTCTGCCTTAAAATATGTTACAGGTGATTGGGTATTAGTTTTAGATGCTGATGAAACCCTGACACCAACAATTGTCCCATATTTAAAAAAAGCACTCACCATTGAAGAATATTTACTTGTTAACCTAGTACGCCAAGAAGTTGGTGCAGAACAGTCTCCCTATTCTTTAGTTTCCCGCCTGTTTCGCAATCATCCTGAGATTAGGTTTGAGCGTCCCTATCATGCTTTAGTTGATGATAGCGTTGCCGCCATTCTGCAAAAAGAACCCCAATGGCAAATCGGCTATTTAGAAGGGGTAGCCATTCTCCATGCAGGTTATCAAAAAAGTGCGATCGCCGAAAATAACAAATACGCCAAAGCGCAAGCAACAATGGAAGGCTTCCTCGCCACCCATCCCCATGATCCTTATGTTTGCAGTAAATTAGGGGCTTTATATGTGGAGGTTGGGAAAATTGATCAAGGGATGGAGTTATTAAAGCGGGGTATTGCTGCTTGTGCAGAAGAATACGAGATTTTATACGAACTCCACTATCATTTAGGCATTGCTTACAGTCGCCTTAAAAATCCGCAACAGGCAATAACCCATTACCAAACTGCTATCAAATTACCCATTTACCCTATGCTCAAATTAGGAGCATATAACAATTTGGGCAGTTTACTCAAGGCGGCTGGAGATTTAACCGGAGCGAAAAAAATCTACGAAACCGCTTTAAAAATTGACTCCAACTTTGCTACAGGACATTATAACTTGGGGATGATCTGCAAAGCATTAGGTTTATTTACAGAAGCGATCGCCTGTTATCAAAAAGCGATTAAATTAAAACCAAACTATGCAGAAGCTTACCAAAATTTAGGGGTAGTACAGTTAAAAGTTGGCAATGTTCAAGCCAGTATTACAGCTTTTAAAAATGCCATTATTCTCCATGAACAAAGCAACCCAGAAGAAGCCATACGCCTGCGTCAAGGATTGCGAGAAATGGGCTTGGTTTAG
- a CDS encoding pyridoxal phosphate-dependent aminotransferase: protein MKLAARVSQVTPSLTLAIAAKAKAMKAEGIDVCSFSAGEPDFDTPAHIKAAAAKALDEGKTKYGPAAGEPKLKEAIARKLQKDNNLDYKPENVIVTNGGKHSLYNLIVALIDPGDEVIIPSPYWLSYPEMVTLVGGKSVIVPTDASTGYKITPEQLRKAITPKTKLFVLNSPSNPTGMVYTPEEIKALAQVVVDADIYVVSDEIYEKILYDGAQHISIGSLGKEIFDRTLISNGFAKAYSMTGWRIGYLAGPLDIIKATSTIQGHSTSNVCTFAQYGAIAALEESQDCVEEMRLAFAKRRQVMLDGLNSIPGLSTAKPDGAFYLFPDISKTGLKSLEFCDALIEEHQVAVIPGIAFGADKNIRLSYATDLATIEKGLERLDKFVRSRI from the coding sequence ATGAAACTGGCAGCAAGAGTAAGTCAGGTAACACCTTCCTTAACCTTAGCGATCGCAGCGAAAGCTAAGGCGATGAAGGCAGAGGGTATAGACGTTTGTAGTTTTAGCGCTGGTGAACCCGATTTTGATACCCCAGCGCATATCAAAGCAGCAGCCGCTAAGGCTTTGGATGAAGGCAAAACCAAGTATGGCCCCGCAGCCGGAGAACCAAAGTTAAAAGAAGCGATCGCCCGTAAGTTGCAAAAAGATAATAATCTGGATTACAAGCCAGAGAATGTCATTGTCACCAACGGCGGTAAGCATTCGCTATATAACTTAATTGTGGCGTTGATTGATCCAGGCGATGAGGTAATTATCCCTTCTCCCTACTGGTTGAGTTATCCCGAAATGGTGACTTTGGTAGGCGGGAAATCGGTAATTGTCCCCACCGATGCGTCCACGGGTTATAAAATCACTCCCGAACAACTGCGAAAAGCTATCACCCCCAAAACTAAGCTATTCGTCCTCAACTCCCCATCTAACCCCACTGGGATGGTGTACACACCAGAGGAAATCAAAGCTTTGGCACAGGTAGTAGTTGATGCAGATATCTATGTTGTCTCCGATGAGATTTACGAGAAGATTCTCTACGATGGCGCACAGCATATCAGCATCGGTTCGTTAGGAAAGGAAATTTTTGACCGTACCTTGATTAGTAATGGCTTTGCTAAAGCTTATTCTATGACAGGGTGGCGCATCGGTTATTTAGCAGGGCCATTGGACATTATCAAAGCTACTAGCACCATTCAAGGGCATAGTACATCAAACGTGTGTACCTTTGCTCAATATGGAGCGATCGCCGCTTTGGAAGAATCTCAAGATTGTGTGGAGGAAATGCGTCTAGCCTTCGCTAAACGCCGTCAGGTAATGCTAGACGGACTCAACTCCATCCCTGGCTTGAGTACCGCCAAACCAGATGGTGCGTTTTATCTATTTCCCGACATCAGCAAAACAGGGTTGAAATCTCTAGAATTTTGTGATGCGTTGATTGAAGAACATCAGGTTGCAGTCATTCCAGGGATAGCCTTTGGCGCTGATAAAAACATTCGCCTTTCCTACGCCACTGATTTGGCAACAATTGAGAAGGGTTTGGAGAGATTGGATAAATTTGTGCGTTCCAGGATTTAA
- a CDS encoding long-chain-fatty-acid--CoA ligase yields the protein MNLQSVYHSSLTPLTFIERNRQVYPNKTAIIYGEQRFTYSQFAARIHRFASALRDAGIEKGERVAFFCFNIPPMLEAHFAVPLAGGVLVSINTRLTSQEVAYILNDCGAKFLFVDTELADIIRPIQDSLETVKYIINIEDVPGFTPVYGEDYEAFLNTGSPEPLPWVVTDELETITINYTSGTSGKPKGVMYSHRGAYLNSLGEIIETNLTPTSVYLWTLPMFHCNGWCFTWAVTTIGGTHICLRKFHPAKVWQLVQQESVTHLNAAPVILISLLNYGDCPQQLTTPLTITTAGAPPSPTLIEKISNIGAKIIHVYGLTEVYGPYTVCEYQSEWDDLTIAEKSRLIARQGVPYITGDGLRVVDKNMQDVPTDGLTMGEVLMRGNMVMTGYYNDPEYTAKAFHGGWFHSGDLAVVHPDGYIEVRDRIKDIIITNGENVSSIEVEQCLYRHEAVLECAVIAIPHDKRGEVPKAFVTLKEGATATEQELITFCRSQIASFKCPLTVEFTTLPKTSTGKIQKYLLRAKEWAR from the coding sequence ATGAATCTTCAATCAGTTTACCATAGCAGCCTCACTCCCTTAACATTCATTGAGCGTAACCGCCAAGTTTACCCAAATAAAACTGCGATTATTTATGGTGAACAACGCTTTACCTACAGTCAATTTGCTGCCCGCATTCATCGTTTCGCTAGTGCCTTACGTGATGCTGGAATTGAGAAAGGCGAACGAGTCGCTTTTTTTTGTTTTAACATTCCCCCCATGCTAGAAGCCCATTTTGCTGTTCCTTTAGCTGGTGGTGTTTTAGTATCCATAAATACTCGTCTAACTTCTCAAGAAGTCGCTTATATTCTGAATGATTGTGGTGCAAAATTTCTGTTTGTAGATACAGAATTAGCCGATATTATTCGCCCCATTCAAGATAGTTTAGAAACAGTCAAATATATTATTAATATTGAAGATGTTCCAGGTTTCACACCTGTATATGGTGAAGATTACGAAGCCTTTCTCAACACTGGTAGTCCCGAACCACTGCCTTGGGTAGTCACAGACGAATTAGAGACAATTACTATTAATTACACCAGTGGCACATCCGGCAAACCTAAAGGCGTGATGTACTCCCATCGCGGTGCTTATCTCAACTCTTTAGGCGAAATTATTGAAACTAACTTAACACCCACATCAGTTTATCTTTGGACATTGCCTATGTTCCATTGTAACGGTTGGTGTTTTACCTGGGCTGTCACCACCATAGGAGGAACTCATATATGTTTACGTAAATTCCACCCGGCAAAAGTTTGGCAGTTAGTTCAACAAGAAAGCGTAACTCACTTAAACGCCGCACCAGTAATTTTAATTTCTTTGCTCAATTATGGCGATTGTCCGCAACAATTAACCACACCCCTGACAATTACCACCGCAGGCGCACCACCTTCACCCACATTAATAGAAAAAATCTCAAACATTGGCGCAAAAATTATTCACGTTTACGGCTTAACAGAAGTTTACGGCCCCTATACAGTATGTGAATATCAATCAGAATGGGATGATTTAACGATTGCCGAAAAATCCCGACTCATTGCCCGCCAAGGTGTACCTTACATTACTGGAGATGGTTTGCGAGTTGTAGATAAAAATATGCAGGATGTACCGACGGATGGGCTAACGATGGGCGAAGTCCTAATGCGGGGCAACATGGTAATGACTGGATATTACAATGACCCAGAATATACAGCCAAAGCATTTCATGGCGGATGGTTCCACAGTGGAGACTTAGCCGTAGTCCATCCTGATGGTTATATTGAAGTACGCGATCGCATCAAAGATATCATCATAACCAATGGTGAAAACGTCTCCAGCATCGAAGTTGAACAATGTCTTTACCGCCACGAAGCCGTCCTAGAATGCGCCGTCATCGCCATCCCTCACGACAAACGCGGCGAAGTCCCTAAAGCCTTCGTCACCCTAAAAGAAGGCGCAACAGCAACAGAACAAGAATTAATTACCTTTTGCCGCAGTCAAATTGCCAGCTTTAAATGTCCGCTTACCGTCGAATTTACCACCCTCCCCAAAACCAGCACAGGCAAAATTCAAAAATATCTCCTCCGCGCCAAAGAATGGGCAAGATAA